Within the Candidatus Flexicrinis proximus genome, the region TGAGGGAGCTATCGCTTCCGTGCAAAGGCCTGTAAACGGTCGAGTTTCGACCGCTGGCACAAGAAACCGAATACGTCCTTCACAAATGGATGCCGGGCGGGTGCGGTTAGGGCCGCAACGTCCGGCATTTCGCGCCGGCTACCCCTACCCCCGATATGATTACGGATACCAGCCGAGTAAACGGCCTGCCGCAGGGATCAGGTTATAGCGCGACGAGTCATTGACGCTATATACCTGAATCTGACCGCGCGATGCACCCTGAGTGGTGATGTAAGCCAGACGCGTCCCGTCAGGCGACCCCGCCAACTCGGAAAGCGCTGCGCCGTCGACGTCTGCCACGATGGGCAAACAGGTATCGGTGACCGTCCGCGCCTCAACATCCACCACAACCAAACGGTTTTCAAGCGACTGCGGGTCGAAGGCGGAAAATGCGATGCGGCTGCCATCCGGTGACCAGCGCAGGTTCCAGAGGACCTGTTCAGGCGCGAGCGTGACGACTGTATCCAGCGCAGCACCGTCGCGCGTGAACAGGCCGAGGGCAACGTTACCGTCGCGCAGCTGGGCGATCACAAATCGAGCGCTGTCAGGCGACCAGGCGACCTGCGCAGAGGGGAACAAAACGTCCGGCAGCGCTATGAGCGCCTCGCCATTCGACAGGGAGATCAGGGAGATCCCCCCATCGACAATGGCGAGCGCCAGCGTATTGTCCGGGGACACGGAGATAGCGGGAATCTCCAATGCCTCAATCGGCGCTGTGTCTGAGAACACATCGACCTGCACCGCGTGCTGGCCTTCGCTGATGGTGCCATCGACGAACTGAATGACCGCATTGTCGAGCCAGCGAATGCGCGGGATGTCTCCGCTGGAGGTAAAACGGGTGCCGACAGGAAAAGAGGCCCGCCACGGCAGGCGTTTGACGATGCGCGGGACGGTTTCGGTAGTGACGATACGGATTTCCTGCACCACATAACGAACGTCGCTGTTCGAGACGGTGGTGATCACGCCGTTGGGCACCGCGTAATAGCGGCCATCGGGAGAAATTGCGCCGGCGTCCAGGAAATTGCCGCCCGCAAACGAGAGCACGTAGGTGGTCGCAACGGCGGCGCGGTAGACGCGGGTTGCATCGGTATCGACCGTCACCAGCAGACCATCGAACGGTTCGAGCGGCGCGGCGGATGGCAGGCCCGCGCAGCGTTCAAGCTGCTGCCAACCGGTGGTCTGAGCGAAGGCCGCCGGGCTTTTCGCGGTAAGGATTGCGGCCAAGCAGAGGGCTCGAACAGCGACTTTTAGCAGCAATTTGACAACCTCGCCTATCTTGATAGACTCTTTGATGCCTCTAACAGGCTTAGGGTACAACAATCACACGAAGGAGTTTACCCCCTATGGTACGCAATATCTCTCGCAAGGCACTCGTCCTACTGGCACTGCTCGCACTGGTGGCCCTGCCCGCAATGGCGCAGGATGGCGATCTGATCGTCGTGGAAGCTGGCGATCCGGTTGAACTCGGTGTTGCAGCCGTTATCAGCGGCGAAGGTTTGGCCCCGCTCGGTGAAGACATTGTCCGCGGCGTCGAGCTGGCCTTGCTGGCCCGCCCGACGGTCACCATTGGCGACGTGGAATTCGAAGTTGCGATCGACGTGCAGGACGACCTGTGCTCGCCGGAAGGCGGTCAGGCGATCGCCAACTACTACGTGTCGAACCCACAGATCATCGGCACGGTCGGCCCGACGTGTTCGGGTGCCTGCCGCGCGGCGGGTCCGGTGTTCGATCAGGCTGGTTACATCATGATTTCGGCGAGCTGCACGAACCCTGCCCTTGCGGCGGATTTCACCAGCTTCAACCGCGTCACCCCGAATGACGACCAGCAGGGCGTCGAAGTGGCGATCTTCATTTACGACTACCTCGGCCTGACGTCGATCGCGACGATCCATGACGGCAGCCCGTACGGCGAAGGTCTGGTGACGAATGTCATTGCGGCGTTCGAAGAGCTGGGCGGCGAAGTTGTGGCATCGGATGCCGTGACCGTTGGCGATACCGACTTCCGCAGCACGCTCGACGCGATCGCGGCGGGCGAACCGGAACTGATCTTCTTTGGCGGATTCACGGCTGAAGCAGCCCGTCTGGCCGAGCAGCGCGCAGATGCCGGCCTCGGCGAAGTTGCGTTCATGACCGCGGACGGCGCCTTCACGCCTGAGCTGATGAACCTCGGCGGCGAAGCAGTCGAAGGCGTGTACGTCTCGACCCCGGCACCGGCGGCCAGCGAAGCGCTTGCCGAATTCATTGCGCTGTACGAAGAAGTTTACGGCCTCGCGCCGACGGGCTCGTACCACAGCTATGCCTTCGATGCGACGAACATTTACCTCGACGCGCTTGAGGCAGTCGGCACGGTCAACGCAGACGGCGCGCTGGAAATCAGCCGCGCGGCGCTGGCCGAGTTTGTGGCCGCATTCGGTGCCGAAGAACCGGTCACCGGTCTGTCGGGCATCCTGAGCTGCAATGGCGACGGCGAATGCGCACAGGGCGGTATCGGCTTCTTCCAGGTTCAGGACGGCGAGTTTGTCCGTCTCGAAACCATGGCCGAGGCGATGGAATAGGGCTTAACGCCTTTCGTCTGTACGAGAGAACAGCAAGACAGAATCGAGGCACAAGACCACTTGTGCCTCGATTGTTGTACTGAGGTGAGGTTGCGCGGTATAAATAGCCTGTTCTCTTAAGGGCGCGACCTCTCCGCCTGTAACAAAGGCCTCACACATGCTGAAATCCCTCCCAATACCCAGCCGACTGCGTTTGAGTAACGACCCGATACAGGCGTTTCTGTATCTGGTCGGCGGAGCGCTGCTGGTATTTCTGGCGTTCATCGCCATACGCAACGTATTCACGGGCCAGTACCGACCCGACGATTTTCTGCAGGGGCTGGTACTCGGACTCGCGCAAGGCAGCATCTACGCGCTGATCGCACTGGGATATACGCTGGTCTACGGCGTGCTGCAGATGATCAACTTCGCCCATTCCGAAGTGTTCATGAGCGGCGCGTACATCGCGTTTTTCTCGATCAACGCCTTCGACGAGGCGGGCTGGCTCGATCAGTCGGAACCCGGACGGGTCGGCTTGACGATCATCGCGCTGATCGTGACGCTGGCTGTCGGTATGCTGACCTCGATGATCGTCGCGCTGCTGCTGGAACGGATTGCCTACCGACCGCTGCGGAAAGCGCCGAGACTGGTCCCGCTGATCACGGCGATCGGGGCCAGTATCGGGCTTCAGCAGATCTTCCTGCAACTGTTCGGCGGAGCGCCGCGCAATTATCCGGTGACGTACCTGTGCTTCGGGGGCGTGGTCCAGGATCGCAGCTGTTCAGGCCCGATCGACGTGCTGCAGGGGCGGTATACGTTCGAGGTTTTCGGCGGCGACGTGACGGTGCGTCCGCTGTATTTCGTGGTGTTCTTCGTCGCGCTAATCCTGATGACGAGCCTGTGGTTCTTTGTGCAGCGCACGAAGATGGGCAAGGCGATGCGCGCCGTATCGGAAGACAAGAACACGGCGGCGCTGATGGGCATCAACGTCGACCGAGTGATCGTGATGACGTTTGTGCTGGGGGCGCTGATGGCGGGGGCGGCGGCGGTGCTGTTCGCGCTGTATAACCGGCAGATTTCACCCTTTACAGGTTTCCAGCCGGGGATCAAAGCATTTACGGCAGCCGTGCTGGGGGGTATCGGCAACATACCGGGAGCGATGGCGGGCGGTATCCTGCTGGGGATCGTCGAGTCGGCGGCGCCGGGAATGCTTGGGCTGCCCACGCAACTCGAAGACGTTGTGGCGTTCAGCGTGCTAGTCCTGATCCTGATCTTCCGACCCACCGGCATTTTCGGTGAGGTCCTGAGCAAAAAGAAGGCGTAGGCAGCTATGGTTATCGGCAAAAATACGCTCAGATTCGGGATCTTCGCGACAGTCGGCGTGATCATGCTGACGCTTACCAATTTCTTCAATCAAGTGCAGGGCAACGAGGTCATCGTCGAGGTCATCAACCTGAGCCAGCTCGCACTGTATGTGATGCTGATGGCGACAGGGTTCGCGGCAGCGCGGCCGCTCGAAAAACGCGGCCTGCTTTCGGCGATGGTCAACGGCGCGATTGCGGCGTTCGTGGTCGGGCTGGGCCTGATCGCGACGGTGGTCATCACAGACAACATTGATGCGGTGTTCGTGTTCCGCAACCTGCAGTCGCTGCGGCGGTCTTCGCTGATGATGGGTCAGGAAGACCTGACCACGGCGATGCTTACGCTCGGCGTCATCAGCATCCTCCTCGGCGGAGCCGGCGGTTTCCTGACGCAGATTTCGCGGCGGGTGCTGACAACCGGCGGGCTGGTGGTGCTGGCGGTGACGATTATCGGTGTGCTGCAGGGACAAGTGGACAAAATCATCACGCTGTCCGACGCGGTGACGCTGGTGATCGCGTTTGCCGGCGGATACGTGGCGGCGATGTGGAGCGGAATGGAGCGCGCGATCGAACGGCTGCTGATCGGCGCCGGAGTCGGCATTGCGACAGCGCTGGTGATGGGCGGCCTCGCGGTGTTTACAGGCATGGAGCGCGATACGATCCTGCGCGGTGCGGGTTCGCTGACACCGACGATCCTGAACCTGACCATGCAGGGTGCCGGGCATGCGCTAGTGTTTGGTGCGGTACTGGCACTGATGGGGGCGGTAGGCGCAGCGGTCTCGACGGCCGAAAAGACACTCCATACTGGCGCGTGGTATTTCGTCAGCATCGCGCTGGCGCTGGGCCTGCTGTCGTCGCAGCGGGAGATGTCGCTGCCGACGGCGGCGGTCATCACGGCGATCCTGCTGGCGACTTTCTGGATACTGCCTGACCTCGGCGCGTCGGCGGAGGCGCTGTTCCACCGGATGAAAGGCAGTGAACAGCAAAACACCAAGCGGACGATCTATCTGGGCGGGCTGCTGGTGCTGCTGGTGCTGCCCGGGTTCATCGGGTTATCGCTGTCGAATACGCTGAACCTGATGATGATTTACATCATCATGGGCGTCGGCATGAACGTGATGATCGGATTTGCG harbors:
- a CDS encoding WD40 repeat domain-containing protein gives rise to the protein MAAILTAKSPAAFAQTTGWQQLERCAGLPSAAPLEPFDGLLVTVDTDATRVYRAAVATTYVLSFAGGNFLDAGAISPDGRYYAVPNGVITTVSNSDVRYVVQEIRIVTTETVPRIVKRLPWRASFPVGTRFTSSGDIPRIRWLDNAVIQFVDGTISEGQHAVQVDVFSDTAPIEALEIPAISVSPDNTLALAIVDGGISLISLSNGEALIALPDVLFPSAQVAWSPDSARFVIAQLRDGNVALGLFTRDGAALDTVVTLAPEQVLWNLRWSPDGSRIAFSAFDPQSLENRLVVVDVEARTVTDTCLPIVADVDGAALSELAGSPDGTRLAYITTQGASRGQIQVYSVNDSSRYNLIPAAGRLLGWYP
- a CDS encoding branched-chain amino acid ABC transporter substrate-binding protein, giving the protein MVRNISRKALVLLALLALVALPAMAQDGDLIVVEAGDPVELGVAAVISGEGLAPLGEDIVRGVELALLARPTVTIGDVEFEVAIDVQDDLCSPEGGQAIANYYVSNPQIIGTVGPTCSGACRAAGPVFDQAGYIMISASCTNPALAADFTSFNRVTPNDDQQGVEVAIFIYDYLGLTSIATIHDGSPYGEGLVTNVIAAFEELGGEVVASDAVTVGDTDFRSTLDAIAAGEPELIFFGGFTAEAARLAEQRADAGLGEVAFMTADGAFTPELMNLGGEAVEGVYVSTPAPAASEALAEFIALYEEVYGLAPTGSYHSYAFDATNIYLDALEAVGTVNADGALEISRAALAEFVAAFGAEEPVTGLSGILSCNGDGECAQGGIGFFQVQDGEFVRLETMAEAME
- a CDS encoding branched-chain amino acid ABC transporter permease, translated to MLKSLPIPSRLRLSNDPIQAFLYLVGGALLVFLAFIAIRNVFTGQYRPDDFLQGLVLGLAQGSIYALIALGYTLVYGVLQMINFAHSEVFMSGAYIAFFSINAFDEAGWLDQSEPGRVGLTIIALIVTLAVGMLTSMIVALLLERIAYRPLRKAPRLVPLITAIGASIGLQQIFLQLFGGAPRNYPVTYLCFGGVVQDRSCSGPIDVLQGRYTFEVFGGDVTVRPLYFVVFFVALILMTSLWFFVQRTKMGKAMRAVSEDKNTAALMGINVDRVIVMTFVLGALMAGAAAVLFALYNRQISPFTGFQPGIKAFTAAVLGGIGNIPGAMAGGILLGIVESAAPGMLGLPTQLEDVVAFSVLVLILIFRPTGIFGEVLSKKKA